A part of Olleya sp. Bg11-27 genomic DNA contains:
- a CDS encoding VOC family protein, with protein MEFDRTGIILYTIEYKKCVEFYESILGLKKMFESENLTCFKFGQSYLMVELDDEYIGQKTETERFRTCLRMNVPNVKLLAEKLTAENIKVDYQEHSWGTIAKFLDPDGNLCAFKDSGKFEKQIADFKQNK; from the coding sequence ATGGAATTTGACCGAACAGGAATTATATTATATACAATCGAATATAAAAAGTGTGTTGAGTTTTATGAAAGTATTCTCGGACTGAAAAAAATGTTTGAAAGCGAAAATCTGACTTGCTTTAAATTTGGACAATCATATCTAATGGTGGAATTGGATGATGAATATATTGGACAAAAAACAGAAACGGAACGATTTAGAACTTGCTTGCGGATGAATGTGCCGAATGTAAAATTACTTGCGGAAAAACTAACCGCAGAAAATATAAAAGTTGATTATCAAGAACATTCTTGGGGGACAATTGCGAAATTTTTGGATCCAGATGGAAATCTTTGCGCATTCAAAGACAGCGGAAAATTTGAAAAACAGATTGCTGATTTTAAGCAAAATAAGTAA
- a CDS encoding alpha/beta hydrolase-fold protein — protein sequence MRKIEKLLIAILLLSIVSCGQNQKQIKVEKTNSNPDNGIRIGLIDTIHSKILNQERELVIYIPESAKDPSRKREQYPVVYLLDGDYNFVPFIGMLKQYSEMNDTKILPEMIVVGIPNIDNNSRMMDFSPTTAGKPEQFGGGNKFLDFMQTELFPYIEQNFSGSQNRTIVGHSFGGLVVMNALTTNPEMFTNYLLIDGSLYFDNELFFNNSNYRLKDKDLKDKNLYIGIANTATYGSNLESIKKDTIRANKYVRHSLKLIDQIENMETDLNMEWKYYGKDTHGSTAFLSQMDGFRFFYSWFEFKDEHKYREKSFIPQTNDDHFANLTKSHFELVSQKLDYTFKPEEQWVSGKAGMLLNYHKLPKQALENYELNQKYSPKSPRVYKDLADYYLLQKDTISAKKYYIKTLELDDNTEVQETLKKLET from the coding sequence ATGAGAAAAATTGAAAAACTTCTAATTGCTATTTTATTATTGAGTATTGTTTCCTGTGGACAAAACCAAAAACAAATTAAGGTAGAAAAAACAAATTCAAATCCAGATAACGGAATTCGAATCGGTTTAATAGATACAATACATTCCAAAATCCTCAACCAAGAAAGAGAACTCGTAATTTATATTCCTGAAAGTGCTAAAGACCCAAGCAGAAAAAGAGAACAATATCCAGTAGTTTATCTATTGGATGGCGACTATAATTTCGTTCCATTTATCGGAATGTTAAAACAATATAGCGAAATGAACGACACAAAAATTCTTCCAGAAATGATTGTCGTAGGAATTCCGAACATAGATAATAATAGTAGAATGATGGATTTTTCACCAACGACAGCAGGGAAACCTGAACAATTTGGTGGAGGAAACAAATTTCTGGATTTTATGCAAACAGAGCTTTTTCCTTACATCGAACAAAATTTTTCTGGTTCTCAAAACAGAACCATTGTTGGACATTCATTTGGTGGTTTAGTCGTTATGAATGCGCTGACAACAAATCCAGAAATGTTCACTAATTATTTACTAATAGATGGCAGTTTATATTTTGACAACGAACTATTTTTTAATAACTCAAATTATAGATTAAAAGATAAAGACTTAAAAGACAAGAATCTTTATATCGGAATTGCAAATACTGCAACTTACGGAAGTAATTTGGAAAGTATAAAGAAAGACACAATTCGAGCTAATAAATACGTCCGTCATTCACTCAAACTTATTGACCAAATAGAAAATATGGAAACGGATTTAAATATGGAATGGAAATATTACGGAAAAGACACTCACGGAAGTACTGCATTTTTATCCCAAATGGATGGTTTTAGATTTTTCTATTCTTGGTTTGAGTTTAAAGATGAACACAAATACAGAGAAAAAAGTTTTATTCCTCAAACAAATGATGATCACTTCGCAAATTTGACGAAATCTCACTTCGAACTTGTTTCTCAAAAATTGGATTATACGTTTAAACCAGAAGAGCAATGGGTAAGCGGAAAAGCAGGTATGCTTCTTAATTATCATAAACTTCCGAAACAAGCGCTTGAAAATTACGAATTGAACCAAAAATATTCCCCAAAAAGTCCAAGAGTTTATAAAGATTTAGCCGACTATTATTTATTACAAAAAGACACTATTTCAGCAAAGAAATATTATATTAAAACTTTAGAATTAGATGATAATACTGAAGTTCAAGAAACATTAAAAAAACTAGAAACATAA
- a CDS encoding integrase core domain-containing protein, with product MHTDIKEEFYLDQTFDSVAHAKRPTKKAINLYNEVRLHLSLDYKIPNRYIN from the coding sequence ATACACACAGATATAAAAGAGGAGTTCTACCTAGACCAAACTTTTGATAGTGTAGCACACGCAAAGAGACCTACAAAAAAGGCAATTAATTTATACAACGAAGTAAGATTACATTTATCTTTAGATTATAAAATACCAAATAGGTATATAAATTAA
- a CDS encoding alpha/beta fold hydrolase, with the protein MKNLILLLVSFVFSLSIYAKNESQPISVEVTGKGKPIVLIPGFAVSGDIWNPLVKELEKNYECHIVTLAGFGGKEAIEFPWLPKVNESLKKYILKNDLQNATIIGHSLGGTIATWLAAQNDLKLSKIILIDALPASGALMIPDFNPENLIYESPYNNQQLALDAVAFEQTATAMSKGMSLKESAQEKIKNWILESDRKTYVYGYTDYLKLDLREDLKNISIPVTIIAASQPYGEEMVKQTYKNQYVNLKDYNFIIAEDSAHFIMLDKPEWFLKQMQTILSTK; encoded by the coding sequence ATGAAAAATCTTATTTTATTATTAGTCTCATTCGTATTTTCTTTATCTATTTATGCAAAAAATGAAAGTCAACCTATTAGTGTAGAAGTTACAGGAAAAGGTAAACCTATAGTATTAATTCCTGGCTTTGCAGTTTCTGGAGACATTTGGAATCCACTTGTAAAGGAACTTGAAAAGAATTACGAATGCCACATAGTAACATTAGCTGGTTTTGGAGGAAAAGAAGCAATAGAATTTCCTTGGTTACCTAAAGTCAACGAGTCTCTAAAAAAATATATATTAAAAAATGATTTACAAAATGCTACCATAATTGGTCACAGTTTGGGCGGAACAATTGCCACTTGGCTTGCTGCACAAAACGATTTAAAACTTTCTAAAATTATATTAATTGATGCGCTTCCTGCTTCTGGCGCATTGATGATTCCAGATTTTAACCCTGAAAACTTAATTTATGAAAGTCCATATAATAATCAACAACTAGCACTAGATGCTGTAGCCTTTGAGCAAACTGCCACAGCAATGTCGAAAGGTATGAGTCTTAAAGAATCAGCTCAAGAAAAAATTAAAAATTGGATACTAGAATCTGACAGAAAAACATATGTTTATGGATATACAGACTACCTTAAATTAGACCTTAGAGAAGATTTAAAAAACATTTCGATTCCAGTTACTATAATTGCAGCGTCACAACCATATGGTGAGGAAATGGTTAAGCAAACTTATAAAAATCAATATGTAAATTTAAAAGATTACAATTTTATTATAGCGGAAGATAGTGCCCATTTTATAATGCTTGACAAACCTGAATGGTTTTTAAAACAAATGCAAACGATATTATCAACTAAATAA
- a CDS encoding YcxB family protein, whose product MTLKYKIKEQDFLDFQLFNASKSERINKQKKKGWILMTVGSVLAAFYFYLNQNIALTLYLGLIAITSGFFYPKYFKWSHKKQYKTFIHENYSKRFGQMETIEIKEDSIFSKDKAGELKIYISEIEKIDETQNHFFLKISTGLSLIIPKNEINNSNELRQKFKSMGLTLNNETNWK is encoded by the coding sequence ATGACACTCAAATACAAAATAAAAGAGCAAGATTTTTTAGACTTTCAATTATTTAACGCTTCTAAATCTGAAAGGATAAATAAGCAGAAAAAAAAGGGTTGGATTCTAATGACAGTTGGGTCAGTTTTAGCAGCTTTTTACTTCTATTTAAACCAGAATATTGCCTTAACATTATATTTAGGACTCATAGCCATTACGAGTGGTTTTTTCTATCCAAAATATTTCAAATGGTCGCACAAAAAGCAATACAAAACATTTATCCATGAGAATTATTCAAAACGGTTTGGACAAATGGAGACAATAGAAATAAAAGAAGATTCCATTTTCTCTAAAGACAAAGCAGGAGAATTAAAAATATACATATCAGAAATAGAAAAGATTGACGAGACTCAAAATCATTTCTTTTTAAAAATATCCACAGGACTTTCGCTGATTATTCCAAAGAATGAAATTAATAATTCGAATGAATTAAGACAAAAATTTAAATCC
- a CDS encoding RNA polymerase sigma factor, translated as MITEQEFTNIYNLHASKIHRLCLGYASGNNELAKEWLQETFIKVWKHRNSFKGKSSIDTWIYRIAVNVCLGDLRKSRKSITINEDLLSNSDNDDNNDNNEGNIKKMYHCIDQLNEQNKALILLELENIPQTTIADTVGLAHGTLRTRLSRIRKSLLKCITNGK; from the coding sequence ATGATTACAGAACAAGAATTTACTAACATCTATAATTTACACGCTTCTAAAATCCACAGATTATGTTTAGGGTATGCATCAGGTAATAATGAGCTTGCAAAAGAATGGCTTCAGGAGACTTTTATAAAGGTTTGGAAACATAGAAACTCATTTAAAGGAAAATCGTCTATAGACACTTGGATTTATAGAATTGCAGTAAATGTTTGTTTAGGCGATTTACGTAAATCAAGAAAAAGCATCACTATTAATGAAGACTTATTGTCAAATAGTGACAATGATGACAACAATGACAACAATGAAGGTAATATCAAAAAAATGTATCACTGTATAGATCAATTAAACGAGCAAAATAAAGCATTGATATTATTAGAACTAGAAAACATACCACAAACTACTATTGCAGATACCGTTGGTTTAGCACACGGAACATTAAGAACACGATTGAGTCGTATTCGAAAATCACTTTTAAAATGTATTACAAATGGAAAATGA